The proteins below are encoded in one region of Brassica oleracea var. oleracea cultivar TO1000 unplaced genomic scaffold, BOL UnpScaffold00626, whole genome shotgun sequence:
- the LOC106319804 gene encoding uncharacterized protein LOC106319804 has protein sequence MTSIPGTDNITWSDEQTRFFLQLRLDENLKGNIRKQMVNEAGRQAIVDKFYEAFGIKIPWRKFGIKYNTCKKQYESFKKLTRNRTGLDFDSTGFINMSEDWWNERCKEWPGARKFKDKPIANMDLMEKVFGTVYISGGEGWSAQQGEDVLDTKHSDHDDEIDGEDDAESRRDIPTEEAVGAESRNFGSKNVGPSSSRSKVNKKRSRAVQAGQAVADVIRESVQSRDKILSHKNHLIENHPEFSCSQLRAMEVLHALPAIRMWSPLYKASINHLKQDAANRQTFLFYGDDENRVLYLEYATGESRDA, from the exons ATGACATCCATCCCTGGAACTGAT aatattacATGGAGTGACGAACAAACACGCTTCTTTCTTCAACTAAGACTTGATGAGAATCTGAAAGGAAACATAAGAAAACAGATGGTTAATGAGGCTGGGAGACAGGCAATAGTGGATAAGTTCTATGAGGCATTTGGTATAAAAATTCCATGGAGAAAATTTGGGATAAAGTACAATACTTGCAAGAAGCAGTATGAGTCTTTTAAGAAGTTGACTCGGAACAGAACGGGGCTTGATTTTGATTCAACCGGATTCATCAACATGAGTGAGGACTGGTGGAATGAACGATGCAAG GAGTGGCCAGGTGCTAGAAAATTTAAAGACAAGCCGATAGCAAATATGGATTTGATGGAGAAGGTATTTGGGACAGTTTATATTAGTGGAGGTGAAGGTTGGTCTGCTCAGCAAGGTGAAGATGTTTTAGACACAAAGCACTCAGATCATGATGATGAGattgatggtgaagatgatgCTGAGTCAAGGCGTGATATTCCTACTGAAGAAGCTGTTGGAGCTGAATCAAGAAATTTTGGATCAAAGAATGTTGGCCCCTCTTCTTCTAGGTCAAAGGTTAATAAGAAAAGATCAAGGGCTGTACAAGCAGGACAAGCTGTGGCTGATGTGATTAGGGAGAGTGTTCAGTCTAGAGACAAGATTCTTTCCCACAAGAATCATCTGATAGAGAACCATCCTGAGTTTAGTTGCAGTCAACTGCGAGCTATGGAGGTTCTTCACGCTCTGCCTGCTATAAGGATGTGGTCTCCTCTATACAAGGCCTCCATTAACCACCTCAAACAAGATGCTGCAAATCGTCAGACCTTCTTGTTCTATGGAGATGATGAGAACAGGGTTCTCTACTTGGAATATGCAACTGGAGAAAGCAGAGATGCATGA